Part of the Zingiber officinale cultivar Zhangliang chromosome 6A, Zo_v1.1, whole genome shotgun sequence genome, AGTGCATTGATGGTGGTCTTTCTTCGAAATCAGGTGCTTCATGTGGACCAACAGTGAGATTAGATGAAGCCACATCGGAGCCATCTACATTGGTACGTTCTGTTCCTACTGATGTATCTTCTATGCCTTCTGTTCAGCTTTGGACAAATGGTAACCTATTTGGAGTTGAGCCATCAAAACCGCCAGACCTTGGGGCTGTGAATAAAGAAAATGAGAATTGCTTATCTAATTCTAGAGGTTCTGCAACTGGTTTTTCGAGTTCCACTGTTAAGTCTCAGATGTCTGTTTCCCAACTAGGTGCAAAATCAGATGGAATGTCCTCTGTAAATGATACATCATCAGTAGATTTCATCTCGGAAATGGAAGTGGGTTCTGAATGCACAAATTTGGCTTCCTGCATTCCACAAAACTCAGCTGAGGGTCAATTGTCAGCAAGAAGAAATAATTATGTTCAAATGTCCAAAGATGTGGATATCAAACAGTTCTTGCATATATCTGTTCAACCTTCCTTACCAAGTAAGGTGCAAAATAATCTTCAAGATAGTTATAGTAGTAATGATGGTTTCTTAAATAAACTTGGAACCACAAGAACGAGTGACATTAATGGAGCACCTATAAGAGATAGTTATTGTGTTGGGTCAAGTACAGGGCCTAGCCAGAGCACAATGGCAGTCTCCTCCAGTTTTTCTGAGCTTGCACAGAGGTTTCTTTCAAATACTATCCAAAGAAAAGTATTATCTTCCACAAATTCAGGACATACAAGCACTGAAATAAAGAAAACCGAGGGAAATTCCTGTCTGAATAATAATAACCAGGAAGAACCAAATATTGTTGCATCTCAAACATCATACAAACAAATTGTCAATGAAAAGGTTACTCTCATATCAGAAATGGAGCCAGTCTCTTTAACTCAGCACTATGCTGAGCAAAGTTCTCCACCCCTTGAATATATGAAAATACCTTTCCATCCTATGAATGGCTTGGAAAATTCTAGATTGAAGCTGGATTTTTCTAGTGGTAGTCTCTATGAAAATAATGAAGATTTCATCTTTCCATCATTTCAATTGCTGCAAGGCCCCGTTGATACTTTGCCAGAAATTTGCTCTGAATCAGATGACGACACGTTCTGCAGATCTTGTCCATATTCTTCTGAGGATCTTCTCAGTCCTTGCTCATATTCAAACTCTGAGCAGTGGGATCAAGATGAAAGAAGTGAATACTTTGATCATGAATTCAATGATATTTCACAAAGGTGTCAATCCTCAACTACATCCATATCGAGGCCTGTGGGTTCTGAACAAATGAACCATGCCAATATGCACATACCAGGAGAGGAAAACTTTGATGTTATTGCTAACAATAGCAAACTACCTTTCCATTTAGGATCCATGATGGAGCTTCCTGGACTTGATTCTGTTGTACCTTTAAGAAAACAAGGTGTACATTATTCGTTGCCAGAAAATCTAGCAAATACAAGAGTACCTAAAGATGAGGCACCCCCACCCCCACCCCTGCCCCCTATTCAGTGGAGGACATCAAAGCCTTCAGTTACTTTTGAAGattatgataattttaaaaaaaatcttgatcACTTGGATGGCTTACAAGCTCCAAAATTCTCTCCTTCACAGAAAAAGGAACAAAATTCAGCCATCTCTTCACACATAGTACAAGCTGTTTTAGAacatccaaaggagaaagtgatTGCATCAGAAACCAGGGTATGCATTGTTCTTTTATCAGTCAATATATAGGATAGAACTAATTGGAATTTTCTTGAGTTATTAGCATAATTTTGTTTCCATTATTAAGAAATAGTAGATTCCTCATTCAGTGAATTGTGTTTCAGCAAAATCAGCAGAAGTTGAATGAACTAAAAGGGCTAACTCAGAGTCCTAGTCATAATGAAGTCGACATGAGGGAAGATTTGCTTCAACAAATCAGaaataaggttgattttgaacttagaatgaaaattttgaagattCAATCCTTTTTTATTAATTATACTGCTTGCAGGATTTCCTGTATGATGTTTCATTCTTGCACATCGAGGGAAAAAAACTTATTCATTGTCCCTGCAATGTGCTGCAGTATTATATTCCATCTCAGTTTCAAAATTGAGCATTACtgttaaacttaattatttcacTTTCCTCTAAGTAACTTGCACAGTACAGTCCAGCAAATATGTAGAGCTTTCCATGTCCTAAAACAATAACCGTtcagaaattcataagaactcggCCGATTAAACTCATTTGGTTACCCAAGGTACCTGAGTGATCTCAGAACCACCTGGCAAGGATATGCTATCTTGGTTATTTAGATACTCTTATGTTCCCACTTGACGATGTGAAGTGTTTCCACCTTAATCCATTCCCTTGTTAGATATCCATACCCATGTCTTTGTAAGATAGTATAAATTATGAATGATGATTCATTGTTTTGGATGTTTTAATCATATTCTGGGTAAATATAGTTAATAGCAATCCTTCTTTAGTTTCTTATTCTCTGGATTCACAAGCAAACAAAGATGTCACATGCCTATGCGAGACATGGATTCGGATAATTCGCGTTCTTATTATCAATCAGTAGTAATAACATTATCAGCATAACAAAAGATGACTGCACACTGTGGTAGTTTGTCGTTCATTGTGTTTCAACAATAATATCTAGTATACATGTTCCAAGAGAATCACCACATGTATATCTTTAATTTGCATAGGACAGTGTAAAAAAAATCGGTTTATATTACATTTATAGGGAAATGTAGTCCTCTAAATCTCAACCTTGACAACAAAAATCAGTGCATACAAACACAATACTATTCATTCAGTATTTGTAAGAACATGATGCCCTCTTAATATACTCAGGGTCTATCATCATCTATATCTCAATTCTCATCCACATTTACATTGATCTTGACAAACACAGAATAAATGTTCATTATCTATAGTATCTATAATAATATTTAGTGTCCTTATTTGAAAAACATGATTTATGCATAAGTTCTCCTCATTTATATTTGATTCACGTTTTGTTTAATCTTCCAATTGCAATATAATTATACCCAAGTTTGTGCTTTACATAGTCATGCAAGACTTTTGATTGAGTGGTCATTGTCCCTTGATGTGTCACATGGAACCAAAGCTGATACATTgaatcagagctaggttttaactTAGAGTCTGTACTAAGTTGTGGTTCTCTGACACAATTTAATTTCCTTTTGCATgagattggaaaaaaaaaaagcagGTTCACTTTCATGGGGTATCAGAAAATATATCATAGTTATAAAAACTGGAACAGACTTCTGATTGGACAGGAAATAATGGGAACCAGATATTTCTCCGGGATTGAATATCAAAAAATATGCAGTAAAATTCCTGTCAGATTGATGGTTTTTGTAAAAATTGAGAATATAATAGAAGGAATGTGAGAATTGTTTGTTATGTGAAAatgtttgtgacaattttaaatgtttttcactttctaaatttataatttatgaataaaatcaataaattagTGGTTTAATTGGTAGATTGGGCCAATGGAATTGATTGAGTCAATGTCTAAATCTACTTATGGTTCGACCAACTGACACCCATTGGTGTGACCTTCAAACATTTTCAATTCAATTTTTATAACTATGTTATGAACCCATCATTTAAGAATTTTTTTCCTGGTGATAATGTGACAGAAGTTAATAGCTATAGTCAGGGTATCTACAAAATTAAGATAGTGCTACTCCTACATCTCACAGCTATGTTGCTTGATTAAAAAAATAGTCCGTGCTGCTTAATGGCGTTGATAACTACCTTCACCAAACTGTTTGACCAATTGTTGCTGTTAATTTGCAGAAATTTAATTTGAGACGGACTGCAACATTAATACCACGAGACATTCCACGTCCCACAACCAATGCTGCAAATGGTAATGTTAATACAATTTTGCAAAAAGCAAGTGCCATACGCCAGGttggtttcatttttttttcctctgaAACTTCCTTTCCCTAcattagtttgtttctgaatagtTCTTCAATTTCTATCAGGCATTTGTGAGCAGTGATGACGACAACTGGAGTGATGCTTGATGTCAGTAGTTGTCAACCCTTTCCTGGCATTTACTCAAGTTGATGCCGATACATGTTTCAAATATGTTAATATACATAATTAGCCTCATGTTTATGTTTAGCTTTTTAGTTGATGAAGATCTTGCTTAGAATTCTAATGTTAACTCTACTGTTAATTTCTGTAATTATATCTCACAGGTTTTTCTTTGCCTGTTTCTTTATCTTACATGATATTTCTTAAATGATGTGATCATTTGTTTTTTGGTctagtttgttatcgttttttgCTCTCACTTTGCATCTCATTTAATTGATCAAAAACTTGAGGCAGCACACGTTTGCATACATATATGTACTGTCTCTCCTTTTTGGTGTCTTAGGGCCACAGTCATGGGCACCGTAACTGATCAGCAGCAGCACTGTTTCGTGATGAAAGGTTTGGAAGCTAGTTCCGGACCTATCTTTTTGCCTTCTTTCTCGTATTCTCCTATACAGTGAATGTGTTGTATACTCACAATATACGTCTCCACTGCCAAAGTGATTTGGCAGATTGATTCTTAGTCTTTACCATAGGATTCTCCAGGAACCATGTAGTTGATGACTGCCAACTGCAAAGCGCTTCATAATGGTGATCATTAGCTGGTACGTTGGAAATCATTTGCTCTTTTCACGTTATAAGTCTCCTGATCACTTTTTAGCTCTTTGGGGATTTCTTTTACAAATAGCTCGTCATTTTCAGGTTTGAAAtgcatgttatagttgagaaaaCAATACTTTATTGCAGTTGGGTTTAATCATATTATTTCAATATATTGGTAATATGATTTAAGTTAAATGTTGTTTGTGCTTTTGATACGTTGTATCGAATATATAGAGATTTAGAACAATACACAGAGCTCGTATAAATATATTGACTTGATGGGATCAAATTGTGTTTAGCTCAATGGCGGCATAAAATGAGCACTGGAGGTTCAGAGAAACTCAGGATTCACGAAACATTGAGTGATGGACTTGATGATATGGAACATCGGTTAAGTAGCATGGAACGAGCTCAGGGGAGCTTGGTCCACTCAATAGATTGATGGTCTGGATTGAGGAAGTTGAAGATCTAGAGTTGAAAGTCACGAGAGATTACAAGAGTGCAGGTAATTTTGGGGCTTTTGTATTGTAAATGATGGTTTTAGCTGTGTAAGAGTAGGCTAATTAATGGATTGATTGTGAAGCCTTTGGCCAAGAGATTGTATGTCctaagctttaatttttcaatcaatttagtcttgCACTTTTGCATAGGTTTGTGATGGCCATTATGTTTGGAAGATatgttaaatttatatttttatatatttttttctatgcAAAGGACCACTGCAAAGGACCACTGGATTATTATAAATGTCTTCCGTGATTTACTTCTAGAGAATGTGGAGCTGTTCTAAAGGGACTGTAAAGTAACGACTTCACCTTTGCTTCAATGGTGGATATAAGTCAAATCATTGAGCAGTCAACTAGAGGAAGACAATTGATTACAAAGTAGACTAAGTACAAGTGTTGGATGAATGAAATATTTTTGAGCAATAGTTAATTAAATGTAATCTTAGTTGATTGACTAGTTAGTCGACTAATTTTAGAGTCGTTAGCTCATTATGTTTGGTCGTCCAATCCTATAGATAGGTGACCATAATAAAGTCATTGGAGCCTTTATTATGAAGAGTTTTTGGACACTAGATACTTATTTGAGCAACATTTAATTCTCTTATGCTCAGTGCTTAGGGGACTTCGAGGGTTAAGATAGCGGTTGAAGACTTCAACTCAAGTTCTTTGTAATCTACTCCTAGTCTTTACATTTCTGTGATCTTTTAAAGTAGAATTTGACTATAAGCATCCTATTGGTCGAGTGTATAAAGGGGTGGTTATATTGAATTTTTAAGGTGATGCCATTAAAATACATCAGATTGCGGAGGTCGACTACAAGTGGAGTCTTTAAATTATGTATATTCTTGCAATTGCATTATTGTTATTTGTGTATATATTATTTCCTTTGCACACATATATTTGACATGATCAACCAAACACATGAACACACTTAGCTACTAATTGTATTGTTTGCCATGTGTGCTAGAATAGACAAATTAGATTTGTCATCTATTCATCCTCCTCTAGATGAGCTTTTGAACTATCTTCGTTAGACTTGCTCCGCTGTTCAGCTCAGTGAAAA contains:
- the LOC121998336 gene encoding SCAR-like protein 2 isoform X2, which codes for MARVRNIESAIPSVEKAFKEQTSHIHFAYIAGSDWHTRIPHGQNLLLSSELPRFMMDCYEECRDPPRLFLLDKFDHCGTGACLKRYSDPSYFKRVWAASHIEGAKNDRKEKKVEKFKRKGSRFRDAEIQQAIYLARCPSSENRKSDRVERFASLSTDGYSISLENENISSLELRLNTEISSRSTSFGSKTKESFVEETSYADPLVMPDELDYSGLSNPNLHGTGSGLSVSPLQDEPATENFDDVSQHNSLQEQSMPRSSVTWEEKTEIVKPTSPASYNDILVDRVQMVQDGIIVEDSDSLQLNPELVDAEHAKLEALIHEDILFHAIKTPEQLSNVNQFDEVTSETDNYVDAPNTLDSETETEAEYRTKIEVQSLANTNPLAVESETTENQIISVQSPDVSDAEAPASSDSAPIQNVTENFSHLSSSNCLESVQQPYATEFMQNQDHIIPNYLTDISDRPEGTEIKDHHECIDGGLSSKSGASCGPTVRLDEATSEPSTLVRSVPTDVSSMPSVQLWTNGNLFGVEPSKPPDLGAVNKENENCLSNSRGSATGFSSSTVKSQMSVSQLGAKSDGMSSVNDTSSVDFISEMEVGSECTNLASCIPQNSAEGQLSARRNNYVQMSKDVDIKQFLHISVQPSLPSKVQNNLQDSYSSNDGFLNKLGTTRTSDINGAPIRDSYCVGSSTGPSQSTMAVSSSFSELAQRFLSNTIQRKVLSSTNSGHTSTEIKKTEGNSCLNNNNQEEPNIVASQTSYKQIVNEKVTLISEMEPVSLTQHYAEQSSPPLEYMKIPFHPMNGLENSRLKLDFSSGSLYENNEDFIFPSFQLLQGPVDTLPEICSESDDDTFCRSCPYSSEDLLSPCSYSNSEQWDQDERSEYFDHEFNDISQRCQSSTTSISRPVGSEQMNHANMHIPGEENFDVIANNSKLPFHLGSMMELPGLDSVVPLRKQGVHYSLPENLANTRVPKDEAPPPPPLPPIQWRTSKPSVTFEDYDNFKKNLDHLDGLQAPKFSPSQKKEQNSAISSHIVQAVLEHPKEKVIASETRQNQQKLNELKGLTQSPSHNEVDMREDLLQQIRNKKFNLRRTATLIPRDIPRPTTNAANGNVNTILQKASAIRQAFVSSDDDNWSDA
- the LOC121998336 gene encoding SCAR-like protein 2 isoform X1 gives rise to the protein MPLVRLEVRNEYGLGDPELYKKSLRKEDPKAILDGVAVAGLVGILRQLGDLAEFAADVFHDLHEQITATSGRSRKIMARVRNIESAIPSVEKAFKEQTSHIHFAYIAGSDWHTRIPHGQNLLLSSELPRFMMDCYEECRDPPRLFLLDKFDHCGTGACLKRYSDPSYFKRVWAASHIEGAKNDRKEKKVEKFKRKGSRFRDAEIQQAIYLARCPSSENRKSDRVERFASLSTDGYSISLENENISSLELRLNTEISSRSTSFGSKTKESFVEETSYADPLVMPDELDYSGLSNPNLHGTGSGLSVSPLQDEPATENFDDVSQHNSLQEQSMPRSSVTWEEKTEIVKPTSPASYNDILVDRVQMVQDGIIVEDSDSLQLNPELVDAEHAKLEALIHEDILFHAIKTPEQLSNVNQFDEVTSETDNYVDAPNTLDSETETEAEYRTKIEVQSLANTNPLAVESETTENQIISVQSPDVSDAEAPASSDSAPIQNVTENFSHLSSSNCLESVQQPYATEFMQNQDHIIPNYLTDISDRPEGTEIKDHHECIDGGLSSKSGASCGPTVRLDEATSEPSTLVRSVPTDVSSMPSVQLWTNGNLFGVEPSKPPDLGAVNKENENCLSNSRGSATGFSSSTVKSQMSVSQLGAKSDGMSSVNDTSSVDFISEMEVGSECTNLASCIPQNSAEGQLSARRNNYVQMSKDVDIKQFLHISVQPSLPSKVQNNLQDSYSSNDGFLNKLGTTRTSDINGAPIRDSYCVGSSTGPSQSTMAVSSSFSELAQRFLSNTIQRKVLSSTNSGHTSTEIKKTEGNSCLNNNNQEEPNIVASQTSYKQIVNEKVTLISEMEPVSLTQHYAEQSSPPLEYMKIPFHPMNGLENSRLKLDFSSGSLYENNEDFIFPSFQLLQGPVDTLPEICSESDDDTFCRSCPYSSEDLLSPCSYSNSEQWDQDERSEYFDHEFNDISQRCQSSTTSISRPVGSEQMNHANMHIPGEENFDVIANNSKLPFHLGSMMELPGLDSVVPLRKQGVHYSLPENLANTRVPKDEAPPPPPLPPIQWRTSKPSVTFEDYDNFKKNLDHLDGLQAPKFSPSQKKEQNSAISSHIVQAVLEHPKEKVIASETRQNQQKLNELKGLTQSPSHNEVDMREDLLQQIRNKKFNLRRTATLIPRDIPRPTTNAANGNVNTILQKASAIRQAFVSSDDDNWSDA